From Halorussus lipolyticus:
AGGTCAGCGGTCGCGTACTCGTCGGCGTCGAATCTGGTGTCGGGGCCTGAACCCGGCGAACGCGGCGTAGAACAATACTCGGCGCAAAGCGATATGTGGCAGAGACATGAACTACCTGTTCTTCACGAACACCCCGGCCCACGTCCACCTCTATCGGAACGCAGTCGCGGAACTGCAGGCCCGAGGCCACGACGCGCTCCTGCTTGCTCGGGACTACGGATGCACCATCGACCTGCTGGAGTACTACGACCTGCCACACGTCGTCTACGGTGAACTGGCGACCAGCAAGTACTCGCTGGCCCGCCAACTCCCGAGCCACTACTACACTATCGTCCGGAAGACCCGCGAGTACGACCCGGACAAGATTTTCGGGGTGGGTGCCTACGCCGCCCACGCCGGAGCGGTGACGGACACCCCAGTCGTCCTCATCACCGACTCGGAGAACACCCACCTCGACCACGCCATCTCGCGGCCCTTCGCCGACGCCTACCTGACGCCCCACACCTTCGACAAGGACCTCGGGGAGAAACACCACGTCTTCGAGGGGTTCAAAGAGTGCGCCTATCTCCACCCTGACGAGTACGTCCCGCAGACCGACATCCGGGAGCAGTTGGGTGTCGGCGCAAACGAGGAGTACGCCATCGTCCGCCTCAATGCCTTCGGGTCCCACCACGACGTGGGACAGGGCGGGTTCACCCCAGAGAAGCGACGGGAGCTAATCGAGGACCTCTCCGGCGAGGCCACCGTCTTCGTCTCCGACGAGGGCGGGGAGATGGACTTTGCGGACCTCCCGGCCCGGCCCTTCGACCTGCACCCGGCGCTCCTGCACGACGCGCTCTCGGAGGCGTCCCTGCTGGTCGCCGACACCCAGACGATGGTGACCGAGGCGGCCCTGCTCGGGACGCCCGCGATTCGGTCGAACTCCTTCGTGGGCGATGGCGACATGGGCAACTTCGAGGAACTCGAACGCGCGGGCCTCATCTACAACATTCGGGAGTTCGAACCGGTCGTGGAGACCGCTCGGGGCCTGCTGGCCGAGGAGGGCGTCGCCGACGAGTGGGCGCGAAAGCGCAGGGAGTTCATGGCCGACAAAGTGAACCTGACTGACCTCGTGGTCGAGGTGGCGACCGACCCGGCGATGCTCAAGTCGCTCCCGACCAAGCGAACCCACGAGCGAATGGCCGGCAGTGCGACGGTCTGAGGCGCTGAATATCGATTTCTCGGTGACTCTTTCGGTGGTGGTTTCGGCGGGTTCTCCTCGGCCAGCGAACGCTCGGCCGAAAAACCGACAGCGAAAACCCGACTGACCAACCACCGTGGGGTGGATGAAGGGGCCGCCCGGTCGCGCCGCAGGCTTGGTCGTCTCCGGCGGCCCTATTCGCAGGCCGGGCGGTGCTGAGAGGCCTGCGAATATCCGGCGGAGCGACCGCGACCGGGTGGGGGCTTCAAGAAACGTTCAGGTCTTCGGTTACTGGCGAGTCGATAGCAAGTGAGTGAAGCTTTTCGACACCGCTACCCCTCCAAGCCTGAGGAAAAGATGCCAATCGAACACCGAAATCCCCGAATATGCCGAGTCGAAATCCTACGCGCCCTCGACCCCCTCCGTGACCTGCATCTCCAGTCCCTCGTTGTTCGCTCGGTCGAGCGACATCGCCACTCCGAGCAGAACCACGCTCCCGACCAGCACCGCCCCGAACGCACCCAAACCGGCGACTACCCCCACGAGGAGCGACGCGACCAGTCCGACCGCGCCGAGGACATACCCCGCAACGGTCGGCCACGCCTCGAACTCGGCCAACTGGGTCCGGAGTCGATAGGCGAAGTTCGAGAGCAGAAGCCACGACACCTTCGGGATGAAGGTGTGGTATTCGATGGTACTCTCCTCGTCGCCGTACACCGCCGGGGTGGCCACGTCGGCGACTTGCATCCCGTGGCAGTTGAGGCGCACGAGGAGTTCGTTGGCGAAGCCGTAATCGTCGTAGAGGCTGTCGATGTCGATGCGGTCGAGCGCGCGGCCCGAAATCGCGGTATAGCCGTTCTGGGGGTCACCGGTGTTCCAATAGCCGCTGGAAATTTTGGTGAGGAAAGATAGCATCCAGTTGCCGACCAGTCTGAATCTGGGCATATCTTCGCGGAACGCCGGGGAGAGCAGGCGGTTGCCCTTGGCGTAGTCGGCCCCGTGCTCCACGATGGGGTCGATGAGTCGCGCCAGCAGGCCGGGGTCCATCTGGCCGTCGCCGGCCATGACCGCGGTCACGTCCACGTCGTCCTCGCGGGCGTGGCGATAGCCGGTCTTGATGGCCCCGCCGACGC
This genomic window contains:
- a CDS encoding DUF354 domain-containing protein yields the protein MNYLFFTNTPAHVHLYRNAVAELQARGHDALLLARDYGCTIDLLEYYDLPHVVYGELATSKYSLARQLPSHYYTIVRKTREYDPDKIFGVGAYAAHAGAVTDTPVVLITDSENTHLDHAISRPFADAYLTPHTFDKDLGEKHHVFEGFKECAYLHPDEYVPQTDIREQLGVGANEEYAIVRLNAFGSHHDVGQGGFTPEKRRELIEDLSGEATVFVSDEGGEMDFADLPARPFDLHPALLHDALSEASLLVADTQTMVTEAALLGTPAIRSNSFVGDGDMGNFEELERAGLIYNIREFEPVVETARGLLAEEGVADEWARKRREFMADKVNLTDLVVEVATDPAMLKSLPTKRTHERMAGSATV
- a CDS encoding glycosyltransferase family 2 protein encodes the protein MYNGNTVGVVVPAYNEQGFVGEVIDTVPDFVDRVYVVDDCSTDDTWQEIRDHAERVNSTGPKTGDSEDSGRSRRIETEPKLADGGLASAERVVPIRHATNQGVGGAIKTGYRHAREDDVDVTAVMAGDGQMDPGLLARLIDPIVEHGADYAKGNRLLSPAFREDMPRFRLVGNWMLSFLTKISSGYWNTGDPQNGYTAISGRALDRIDIDSLYDDYGFANELLVRLNCHGMQVADVATPAVYGDEESTIEYHTFIPKVSWLLLSNFAYRLRTQLAEFEAWPTVAGYVLGAVGLVASLLVGVVAGLGAFGAVLVGSVVLLGVAMSLDRANNEGLEMQVTEGVEGA